Proteins from a genomic interval of Capsicum annuum cultivar UCD-10X-F1 chromosome 4, UCD10Xv1.1, whole genome shotgun sequence:
- the LOC107868129 gene encoding mannose-6-phosphate isomerase 1: MEEVNGGALLIKLICCVKNSDWGIIGRESTVARLYYRNARIGIDQDHPYAEFWMGTHESGPSYVRGGEGGGKVTLKEWIERNPSVLGDTVLKKWGTDFPFLFKVLSVAKALSIQAHPDKDLATSLHKEQPSVYKDDNHKPEMALALTQFEALCGFVSLEEFKVTVRTTPEIVEVVGNAKAEQVLNLHQHDGKEEIRLLLQSVFTDIMTVRKDVIAEVLSKLISRLNFEGQARHLTDKEKLILQLEKQYPDDVGVLSAYLLNYVKLNPGEALYLGSNEPHAYLYGESVECMANSDNVIRAGLTPKNRDVEILCSMLTYKQGFPEILKGTVVNPYTMRYQPPFDEFEVDRCILPQNSTTVFPSIPGPSIFLVVRGEGTMTTSSDEVVAEGDVLFASANTSITVATLSGLHLYRAGVSSRLFELHK; this comes from the exons ATGGAGGAGGTAAATGGTGGTGCATTGTTGATCAAGTTGATCTGTTGTGTTAAGAATTCAGATTGGGGTATCATTGGTCGTGAATCTACTGTTGCACGTCTTTATTATCGTAATGCTCGCATCGGTATTGATCAGGATCATCCATATGCTGAATTTTGGATGGGAACACATGAGTCTGGTCCGTCATATGTTCGGGGAGGCGAAGGAGGAGGAAAGGTGACGTTGAAGGAATGGATTGAAAGAAATCCGAGTGTTCTTGGAGATACTGTTTTGAAGAAATGGGGTACCGATTTTCCCTTTCTCTTCAAG GTATTATCTGTTGCCAAAGCTTTGTCCATACAGGCCCATCCAGACAAAGATTTGGCCACATCTCTGCATAAAGAGCAGCCTTCTGTTTACAAGGATGACAATCATAAACCCGAGATGGCTTTGGCGCTGACGCAGTTTGAAGCTTTATGTGGGTTTGTCAGTCTTGAG GAGTTTAAGGTGACTGTTCGTACTACACCGGAGATTGTGGAAGTGGTTGGTAACGCAAAAGCAGAGCAAGTTTTAAACTTGCATCAGCATGACGGGAAGGAGGAAATTAGATTACTGCTACAATCAGTATTTACTGACATAATGACAGTTCGCAAGGACGTGATTGCTGAAGTGTTATCCAAGCTGATTAGTCGCCTAAACTTTGAAGGCCAG GCGAGGCACCTAACTGACAAAGAAAAACTGATTCTACAACTTGAGAAGCAGTATCCAGATGATGTTGGTGTCTTATCTGCGTACTTGTTAAATTATGTGAAACTCAACCCTGGCGAAGCTTTATATTTAGGCTCAAATGAACCTCATGCATATTTATATGGTGAATCTGTTGAATGCATGGCAAATTCAGATAACGTGATACGTGCCGGTCTAACTCCAAAGAACCGAGATGTTGAGATACTCTGTTCAATGCTCACATACAAACAG GGATTTCCTGAAATACTGAAGGGCACTGTGGTTAATCCATATACAATGAGATACCAACCTCCTTTTGATGAATTCGAGGTGGACCGTTGCATTCTTCCCCAAAACTCAACAACTGTATTTCCTTCCATTCCCGGTCCTTCCATTTTTTTGGTCGTGAGGGGAGAGGGAACGATGACAACATCATCAGATGAGGTAGTTGCCGAAGGTGATGTCTTATTTGCATCTGCAAATACCAGTATTACTGTTGCAACCTTGTCTGGCCTGCATCTATATAGAGCAGGAGTTAGCAGCAGGTTGTTTGAGTTGCATAAATAG